In one window of bacterium DNA:
- a CDS encoding AraC family ligand binding domain-containing protein gives MTDLPNHHDGAAAFPFTLLAATHGIADARTQAIERADYECCTVEFVYKGKGILEINGQAFAPGDNSVYFLHKHSDHKYWPDKRDPWSKLFLWSMGR, from the coding sequence TTGACTGATTTACCCAATCATCACGATGGTGCGGCCGCTTTTCCCTTCACCCTGCTGGCCGCCACCCATGGAATTGCCGATGCCCGAACGCAGGCCATCGAGCGGGCCGACTATGAGTGTTGCACGGTTGAATTCGTCTACAAGGGGAAGGGGATTCTCGAGATCAATGGACAGGCCTTTGCTCCCGGGGATAATAGTGTCTATTTTTTGCACAAGCATAGTGATCACAAGTATTGGCCGGATAAACGGGATCCCTGGAGTAAGCTTTTTTTGTGGTCGATGGGGCGTTGA